In a single window of the Mycobacteriales bacterium genome:
- the rplA gene encoding 50S ribosomal protein L1 — MVQRSKAYKKAAELIDRDRIYSPLEATKLVKQTVTTKFDPTVEVAIRLGVDPRKADQMVRGTVSLPHGTGKTARVVVFATGDKAAEAQAAGADVVGSDDLIERVQGGYVDFEAAIATPDLMGKVGKIARILGPRGHMPNPKTGTVTNDVGKAVTDIKGGKINYRVDKQGNLHLVIGKASFSEQQLVENYAAALDEVVRAKPSAAKGKYLKKITFTTTMGPGIQVDTNKQRNLMEDPAAPA, encoded by the coding sequence ATGGTGCAGCGCAGCAAGGCGTACAAGAAGGCCGCGGAGCTCATCGACCGGGACCGCATCTACAGCCCGCTCGAGGCCACGAAGCTCGTCAAGCAGACCGTGACGACGAAGTTCGACCCGACCGTCGAGGTGGCGATCCGGCTCGGTGTCGACCCGCGCAAGGCGGACCAGATGGTCCGCGGCACGGTCTCCCTCCCGCACGGCACCGGCAAGACGGCGCGCGTCGTCGTCTTCGCGACCGGCGACAAGGCCGCCGAGGCGCAGGCCGCGGGCGCGGACGTCGTCGGCAGCGACGACCTGATCGAGCGCGTGCAGGGCGGCTACGTCGACTTCGAGGCGGCCATCGCGACGCCCGACCTCATGGGCAAGGTCGGCAAGATCGCCCGCATCCTCGGCCCGCGCGGCCACATGCCGAACCCGAAGACCGGCACCGTCACCAACGACGTCGGCAAGGCCGTCACCGACATCAAGGGCGGCAAGATCAACTACCGCGTCGACAAGCAGGGCAACCTGCACCTCGTCATCGGCAAGGCGTCGTTCTCCGAGCAGCAGCTCGTCGAGAACTACGCCGCCGCCCTCGACGAGGTCGTCCGCGCGAAGCCGTCCGCGGCCAAGGGGAAGTACCTCAAGAAGATCACGTTCACCACGACCATGGGCCCCGGCATCCAGGT
- the rplK gene encoding 50S ribosomal protein L11, with protein MPPKKKLAAIIKLQINAGAATPAPPVGPALGQHGVNIMEFCKQYNAQTEAQRGMVVPVEISVFEDRSFTFVTKTPPAAKLLLKAAGVEKGSGEPHKTKVATVTADQVREIAQTKLPDLNANDLDAAEQIVRGTARSMGITVRD; from the coding sequence ATGCCTCCCAAGAAGAAGCTCGCGGCGATCATCAAGCTCCAGATCAACGCGGGCGCCGCGACTCCCGCGCCGCCGGTCGGCCCCGCCCTGGGCCAGCACGGCGTGAACATCATGGAGTTCTGCAAGCAGTACAACGCGCAGACCGAGGCGCAGCGCGGCATGGTCGTGCCGGTCGAGATCAGCGTGTTCGAGGACCGGTCGTTCACCTTCGTCACGAAGACGCCGCCCGCCGCGAAGCTGCTGCTCAAGGCGGCCGGTGTCGAGAAGGGCTCCGGCGAGCCGCACAAGACCAAGGTCGCGACCGTCACCGCCGACCAGGTCCGCGAGATCGCGCAGACCAAGCTGCCCGACCTCAACGCCAACGACCTCGACGCCGCGGAGCAGATCGTCCGCGGCACCGCCCGTTCGATGGGCATCACGGTCCGCGACTAG
- the nusG gene encoding transcription termination/antitermination protein NusG → MDTAPAPADPVAPPASADADDEPSAADLVAAAPAAGEPNASGDLAPEEAPAPAVAEEEDDDEDIAGALENLPGEWYVVHSYAGYENKVKANLETRITSLNMEDYIFQIEVPTEEVTQVKGGKRQTVQQKVFPGYLLVRMDLTDESWSAVRNTPGVTGFVGQTSRPSPLTKAEVLKILAPVKEKKVVVPSKVDFEIGESVTVMDGPFATLPATISEINTDHQKLKVLVSIFGRETPVELSYNQVSKI, encoded by the coding sequence ATGGACACCGCCCCCGCGCCGGCCGACCCGGTCGCGCCGCCCGCCTCGGCCGACGCCGACGACGAGCCGAGCGCGGCCGACCTCGTCGCCGCCGCGCCCGCCGCCGGCGAGCCGAACGCCTCCGGCGACCTGGCGCCCGAGGAGGCCCCGGCCCCCGCCGTCGCGGAGGAGGAGGACGACGACGAGGACATAGCCGGCGCCCTGGAGAACCTCCCCGGCGAGTGGTACGTCGTCCACTCCTACGCCGGCTACGAGAACAAGGTGAAGGCCAACCTCGAGACCCGGATCACCTCGCTCAACATGGAGGACTACATCTTCCAGATCGAGGTCCCGACCGAGGAGGTCACGCAGGTCAAGGGCGGCAAGCGGCAGACCGTGCAGCAGAAGGTCTTCCCCGGCTACCTCCTCGTCCGCATGGACCTGACCGACGAGTCGTGGTCGGCGGTGCGCAACACCCCCGGCGTCACCGGCTTCGTCGGGCAGACCAGCCGGCCCAGCCCGCTGACCAAGGCCGAGGTGCTCAAGATCCTCGCCCCGGTCAAGGAGAAGAAGGTCGTCGTCCCGAGCAAGGTCGACTTCGAGATCGGCGAGTCCGTCACCGTGATGGACGGGCCGTTCGCGACGCTCCCGGCCACCATCAGCGAGATCAACACCGACCACCAGAAGCTCAAGGTGCTGGTCTCGATCTTCGGCCGGGAGACCCCGGTCGAGCTGTCGTACAACCAGGTCTCGAAGATCTAG